Proteins from one Gossypium raimondii isolate GPD5lz chromosome 8, ASM2569854v1, whole genome shotgun sequence genomic window:
- the LOC105791492 gene encoding ABC transporter B family member 11: MDSENGFSDPTDLHEASTSKIQEEPDKVSGSNGDNLESKKVDDEKTNTVPFYKLFAFADSRDTLLMIVGTIGAVGNGICMPLMTILFGDLIDAFGENQNDDRVVDVVSRVALRFVYLAVGAGVAAFLQVTCWMVTGERQAARIRGLYLKTILRQDVAFFDVETNTGEVVGRMSGDTVLIQDAMGEKVGKFIQLVSTFIGGFVIAFVQGWLLTLVMLSSIPPIVISGGVMALIVSKMASRGQSAYAKAASVVEQTIGSIRTVASFTGEKQAISNYNKFLGAAYTSGVHEGFAAGLGLGVLFLVIFCSYSLAIWFGARMVLDRGYSGGDVINVIFAVLTGSMSLGQASPCVTAFAAGQAAAFKMFETIKRKPEIDSYDTRGKVLEDIRGDIELRDVYFTYPARPDEQIFSGFSLSIQNGTTVALVGQSGSGKSTVISLIERFYDPHAGEVLIDGINLKEFQLRWIRGKIGLVSQEPVLFTSSIRDNIAYGKEGATTEEIRAAAELANASKFIDKLPQGLDTMVGEHGTQLSGGQKQRVAIARAILKDPRILLLDEATSALDAESERVVQEALDRIMGNRTTVIVAHRLSTVRNADMIAVIHRGKMVEKGSHSELLQDHEGAYSQLIRLQEVNKESEQATESSDIASESFRRSSLKKSLKRSISRGSSMGNSNRHSFSASFGLPTGMNAADLAMADAENPAELPSEKAPKVSVRRLAYLNKPEIPVILLGTIAAAANGVIFPIFGILISSVIDTFFKPPHELREDSRFWALIFLALGAAAFVVCPAQNYFFSIAGSKLIQRIRSMCFEKVVRMEVGWFDEPENSSGAIGARLSADAASIRALVGDALAQLVQNTSSAISGLVIAFVACWQLAFIVLVLLPLIAINGYIQVKFMKGFSADAKLMYEEASQVANDAVGSIRTVASFCAEEKVMQLYKKKCEGPMKTGIKQGLISGTGFGVSFFFLFSVYATSFYAGAQLVEHGYTTFRDVFQVFFALTMAAIGISQSSSFAPDSGKAKSAAASIFAIIDRESKIDPSDESGMKLENVKGDIELHHVSFKYPSRPDIQILRDLSLSIRSGKTVALVGESGSGKSTVISLLQRFYDPDSGRISLDGVDIQKLQLKWLRQQMGLVSQEPVLFNDTIRANIAYGKGGNATEAEILAASELANAHKFISSLQQGYDTVVGERGVQMSGGQKQRIAIARAIVKSPQILLLDEATSALDAESERVVQAALDRVVVNRTTVVVAHRLSTIKNADVIAVVKNGVVVEKGKHDTLINIKDGFYASLVALHMSASTA; this comes from the exons ATGGACTCTGAGAATGGATTTAGTGATCCTACTGACCTGCATGAGGCCAGCACATCGAAAATCCAGGAAGAGCCTGACAAAGTCTCCGGTTCCAACGGAGACAATCTAGAAAGTAAGAAGGTTGATGATGAGAAAACTAACACGGTTCCGTTTTACAAGCTGTTTGCATTTGCCGATTCAAGGGATACCTTGTTGATGATCGTCGGCACAATAGGCGCGGTCGGTAACGGTATATGTATGCCCCTTATGACTATCCTGTTTGGGGATCTCATTGATGCTTTTGGTGAAAATCAAAATGACGACAGAGTGGTTGATGTTGTCTCCAGG GTTGCTTTGAGATTCGTCTACCTGGCTGTAGGTGCAGGGGTGGCAGCGTTCCTTC AGGTGACCTGTTGGATGGTCACAGGTGAGCGACAAGCAGCTCGAATAAGGGGATTGTACTTGAAAACCATATTGAGGCAAGATGTTGCTTTCTTTGATGTGGAAACCAACACGGGAGAGGTTGTTGGAAGAATGTCTGGGGACACAGTTCTCATACAGGATGCCATGGGTGAGAAG GTTGGGAAGTTTATACAGTTGGTATCCACATTTATTGGAGGTTTTGTTATAGCCTTTGTGCAAGGATGGCTTCTTACCCTTGTCATGTTGTCTTCTATCCCTCCCATTGTAATATCTGGTGGAGTCATGGCCCTTATAGTATCCAAGATGGCATCCCGTGGACAAAGTGCTTATGCTAAAGCTGCCTCTGTAGTCGAACAGACAATTGGTTCCATCAGAACT GTTGCATCATTTACTGGTGAGAAGCAAGCCATTAGCAATTACAACAAGTTTCTCGGGGCTGCTTATACATCGGGAGTTCATGAAGGCTTTGCCGCCGGACTAGGCCTTGGCGTGCTTTTTCTAGTCATATTCTGCAGTTATTCTTTGGCTATATGGTTCGGTGCAAGGATGGTTTTGGACAGAGGGTACAGCGGTGGTGATGTAATTAATGTGATTTTTGCTGTATTGACCGGTTCCAT GTCCCTGGGGCAGGCATCCCCATGTGTGACCGCATTTGCAGCTGGTCAAGCAGCAGCGTTTAAGATGTTTGAGACCATCAAAAGGAAGCCAGAGATCGACTCTTATGACACAAGGGGCAAAGTATTGGAGGACATTCGTGGGGATATAGAACTAAGGGATGTTTATTTCACTTACCCTGCTAGACCAGATGAGCAAATTTTCAGTGGCTTCTCTCTTTCTATTCAAAACGGCACAACAGTGGCTTTGGTCGGACAAAGTGGAAGTGGGAAATCGACCGTGATAAGTCTCATTGAGAGATTTTATGATCCACATGCTGGTGAAGTTCTTATCGATGGCATTAACCTCAAGGAGTTTCAACTTAGATGGATCAGGGGAAAGATTGGTCTTGTTAGCCAGGAGCCTGTATTGTTCACATCAAGCATTAGGGATAACATTGCCTATGGAAAGGAAGGTGCCACCACTGAAGAGATACGAGCTGCAGCTGAGCTTGCAAATGCCTCTAAGTTCATCGATAAGCTGCCTCAG GGACTAGATACCATGGTTGGAGAGCATGGAACTCAGCTTTCTGGTGGACAAAAGCAAAGAGTGGCAATAGCAAGAGCAATTCTGAAGGACCCTCGGATTTTACTTCTAGACGAAGCCACGAGTGCACTAGATGCAGAATCTGAAAGAGTAGTTCAAGAAGCATTGGATAGGATAATGGGCAATAGGACAACTGTCATTGTTGCTCATCGTTTGAGTACCGTGAGAAATGCAGATATGATTGCTGTAATTCACCGAGGAAAGATGGTCGAAAAAG GTTCACATTCAGAACTACTCCAGGATCATGAGGGAGCTTACTCTCAGCTTATCCGATTACAAGAAGTAAATAAAGAGTCGGAACAGGCAACGGAGTCATCTGACATTGCTTCAGAATCATTTAGACGTTCAAGCCTAAAAAAGTCATTGAAGCGCTCAATCAGTAGGGGATCATCTATGGGAAATAGCAATCGCCATTCGTTCTCAGCATCTTTTGGTTTACCTACTGGAATGAATGCCGCCGATCTTGCAATGGCAGACGCAGAAAACCCTGCTGAACTACCATCAGAAAAAGCTCCAAAGGTTTCCGTCCGCCGACTTGCTTACCTCAACAAGCCAGAGATTCCTGTTATCCTACTCGGAACTATAGCTGCAGCAGCCAACGGTGTAATATTTCCAATTTTTGGTATCCTAATTTCCAGTGTAATCGACACATTCTTTAAACCACCTCATGAATTGAGAGAAGATTCAAGGTTCTGGGCACTGATATTCTTGGCCCTTGGCGCGGCAGCATTTGTGGTATGTCCAGCACAAAATTACTTCTTTTCAATCGCTGGAAGTAAATTAATCCAACGAATCAGATCGATGTGTTTTGAGAAAGTGGTCCGCATGGAAGTTGGGTGGTTTGACGAACCAGAAAATTCAAGTGGTGCAATCGGTGCAAGGCTATCAGCAGATGCAGCCTCAATACGCGCCTTGGTTGGAGATGCACTAGCTCAGCTGGTTCAAAATACTTCATCTGCAATTTCTGGTTTAGTCATTGCTTTTGTTGCATGTTGGCAGTTGGCATTTATTGTCCTAGTACTACTCCCGCTTATTGCAATCAACGGATATATTCAAGTAAAATTCATGAAAGGATTTAGTGCAGATGCAAAG TTGATGTATGAGGAGGCAAGCCAAGTTGCTAATGATGCAGTAGGGAGTATAAGAACTGTTGCATCCTTTTGCGCAGAGGAAAAGGTGATGCAGCTTTATAAGAAGAAATGTGAAGGCCCTATGAAAACCGGGATAAAGCAGGGTTTAATCAGTGGAACAGGATTCGGAGTTTCCTTCTTCTTTCTGTTTTCTGTTTATGCAACCAGTTTTTATGCAGGGGCTCAACTTGTTGAGCATGGTTATACAACATTCAGAGATGTTTTCCAA GTTTTCTTTGCTTTGACCATGGCAGCTATAGGAATTTCTCAATCGAGCTCCTTTGCTCCTGATTCTGGCAAAGCCAAGAGCGCTGCCGCTTCCATATTTGCGATTATTGATCGCGAGTCTAAGATAGACCCCAGCGATGAGTCCGGAATGAAACTAGAAAACGTGAAGGGAGACATCGAACTTCATCATGTCAGCTTTAAGTATCCATCGAGGCCGGATATTCAAATTCTTCGAGACTTGAGCTTGTCTATTCGTTCCGGCAAG ACTGTTGCATTGGTTGGAGAAAGTGGGAGCGGGAAATCCACAGTAATCTCATTACTGCAGAGATTTTATGATCCCGATTCGGGACGTATCAGTCTCGATGGTGTCGACATCCAAAAGCTCCAATTGAAATGGCTGAGGCAACAAATGGGACTTGTGAGCCAAGAACCTGTATTATTCAATGATACAATCCGTGCCAACATTGCATATGGAAAAGGAGGAAATGCAACCGAGGCAGAAATTTTAGCTGCATCAGAGCTGGCCAATGCTCACAAGTTCATTAGTTCACTACAACAG GGTTACGATACAGTGGTAGGGGAGCGAGGAGTTCAGATGTCAGGAGGACAGAAGCAACGCATAGCCATCGCACGTGCCATCGTTAAAAGCCCGCAGATACTGCTATTAGACGAGGCGACGAGTGCATTGGATGCTGAATCGGAGAGGGTGGTTCAGGCTGCACTAGATAGAGTGGTGGTGAACCGAACAACGGTGGTGGTGGCTCATAGGCTATCCACAATCAAGAACGCGGACGTTATAGCCGTGGTTAAAAATGGGGTtgttgtagagaaaggaaagcaTGATACCTTGATCAACATCAAAGATGGTTTCTATGCTTCCTTAGTTGCACTTCATATGAGTGCTTCCACTGCATAA